One Brachyspira pilosicoli P43/6/78 genomic window carries:
- a CDS encoding glycoside hydrolase family 2 TIM barrel-domain containing protein, with protein MKREYKDFENIHLMHRNRLDARTSFVAYRDEESALYGDNFNTYGYSLLNGVWDFRFVESPDYAPKNFEKENYLLDDSWNKVSVPHNWQLDGYGKMHYSDLWYNFSIRPPYVPSFNPTGLYRKYFYVSAEDIKNKMIIRFHGVDSGFHFWVNGEFAGFSKGARLTAEFDISKFVKEGENLIAVKVYQWTDGTYLEDQDMWWLSGIFRDVELLVEPKKGIFDFAINTFMKDNYTKSDLSVKLYAYEDCKNRKALIKLLDKNNNIVFEEETNFENKNIKFSKEVSNILLWNAEEPNLYTLIINVIENNNTIETITHCVGFRDIDVDTKNKQFRVNGTPILIKGVNRHDYHPVYGRVVSEEDILKDMLLMKKHNINAIRTSHYPDSPYLYKLADKLGFYVMDEADLECHGFELSTHYTWITDDKDWEEAYLDRIIRTLKRDKNHPSIIMWSLGNESAFGCNFVAMAEYCKKEDPTRLVHYEGDMKVEVADVNSTMYTWIKERYSPGRLMKDIIATTTKPHILCEYCHAMGNGPGGLLEYQELFYKYPFLQGGFIWEWYDHGILQHDENGTAYYAYGGDFGDDPTNGNFCIDGLLMPDRVPSPGLIELKKIFEPVLVEMIDSSSYKIRVTNRYDFITLDHLELNWSIYNSENEIICSDTIYEEIKGIKPYTSKEFAINVEKFNVKVGVDYYLNIVFKLRKENAWANTEHKIATAQFLLPVKKESPVINLTSKPKVIEKDFEYEIHSGKSIIRFDKVLGNIITWSYDGELIMRKGPALGFWRAPIDNDMYILEEWKKQYFVHLMRESTESVVLKETNNSIIIEVDTINSAPNAAWYYESKYIYEVLDDGNVLLSVSGKASGMKEPHPSLLSSEGSASEAMRGLSVIPKMLPRIGLDFEIAKEYDLLRWYGRGPGESYSDSKQANLFGVYDSDVESTHTNYVKPQENGNRTDVKWVRLQSMRQIGLMAVAENSMDFSAHFYTISDLEQAKHRHEIKKSDFISFRLEYKQNGLGTHSCGQDQLEPYRCKFEDFEFKVRLSAYSAKEVSDYIEAKRRYK; from the coding sequence ATGAAAAGAGAATATAAAGATTTTGAAAATATTCATTTAATGCATAGAAATCGTTTAGATGCAAGAACATCATTTGTAGCATATAGAGATGAAGAATCAGCATTATATGGTGATAACTTCAACACTTATGGCTATTCACTTTTAAATGGAGTTTGGGATTTTAGGTTTGTAGAATCTCCAGATTATGCACCTAAAAATTTTGAGAAAGAGAATTATTTATTAGATGATAGTTGGAATAAAGTATCTGTACCTCATAACTGGCAATTAGATGGATATGGAAAGATGCATTATTCTGATTTATGGTACAATTTTTCTATAAGACCGCCTTATGTACCTTCATTCAATCCTACTGGATTATACAGAAAATATTTTTATGTTTCTGCAGAGGATATTAAAAATAAAATGATAATTAGATTTCATGGTGTTGATTCTGGTTTTCATTTTTGGGTTAATGGAGAGTTTGCAGGATTTTCTAAAGGGGCAAGATTAACAGCAGAATTTGATATATCTAAATTTGTAAAAGAGGGTGAAAACTTAATTGCTGTCAAGGTTTATCAATGGACTGATGGTACTTATTTAGAAGACCAAGATATGTGGTGGCTTAGCGGAATATTTAGAGATGTTGAGCTTTTAGTAGAACCTAAAAAAGGAATATTTGATTTTGCTATAAATACTTTTATGAAAGATAATTATACCAAATCAGATTTATCAGTAAAATTGTATGCTTATGAAGATTGTAAAAATAGAAAGGCTTTGATTAAACTGCTCGATAAAAATAATAATATAGTATTTGAAGAAGAGACTAATTTTGAAAACAAAAACATAAAATTCTCTAAAGAAGTTTCAAATATATTGTTATGGAATGCTGAAGAACCCAATTTATATACATTGATTATAAATGTAATTGAAAATAATAATACTATAGAAACTATTACTCATTGTGTAGGTTTCAGAGATATAGATGTTGATACTAAAAATAAACAATTTAGAGTTAATGGAACACCTATTTTAATAAAGGGTGTGAACAGACATGATTATCATCCTGTATACGGAAGAGTAGTTTCTGAAGAAGACATATTAAAAGATATGTTATTAATGAAAAAACATAATATCAATGCCATAAGAACTTCACATTATCCTGATTCTCCTTATTTATATAAATTAGCTGATAAATTAGGATTCTATGTAATGGACGAAGCTGATTTGGAATGTCATGGTTTTGAATTATCTACACATTATACTTGGATTACAGATGATAAGGATTGGGAAGAGGCTTATTTAGATAGAATTATAAGAACTCTAAAAAGAGATAAGAATCACCCTTCCATAATTATGTGGTCTTTGGGTAATGAATCTGCATTTGGATGCAATTTTGTAGCTATGGCAGAATATTGTAAGAAAGAAGACCCTACAAGATTAGTTCATTATGAAGGAGATATGAAGGTTGAGGTTGCTGATGTAAATAGCACTATGTATACTTGGATAAAAGAGAGATATAGTCCTGGAAGATTGATGAAAGATATTATTGCTACTACAACAAAACCTCATATCTTATGTGAATATTGTCATGCTATGGGTAATGGACCTGGAGGATTATTAGAATATCAAGAATTATTCTATAAATATCCTTTTTTACAGGGAGGATTTATATGGGAATGGTATGATCATGGTATATTGCAGCATGATGAAAATGGAACTGCTTATTATGCTTACGGCGGAGATTTTGGCGATGACCCTACTAATGGAAACTTCTGTATTGATGGTTTATTGATGCCAGACAGAGTACCTTCTCCTGGTTTGATAGAGCTTAAAAAAATATTTGAACCTGTTTTAGTTGAAATGATAGACAGTAGTAGCTATAAAATAAGAGTAACTAACAGATATGACTTCATCACTCTTGACCATTTAGAATTAAACTGGAGCATATATAATTCTGAAAATGAAATCATATGCAGTGATACTATTTATGAAGAGATTAAAGGTATTAAACCGTATACTTCTAAAGAGTTTGCTATTAATGTAGAAAAATTTAATGTTAAAGTTGGTGTTGATTATTATCTAAATATAGTATTTAAATTAAGAAAAGAAAATGCATGGGCAAATACTGAGCATAAGATAGCAACAGCACAATTCTTATTGCCTGTTAAAAAAGAAAGCCCTGTTATTAATCTAACTTCTAAACCAAAAGTGATAGAAAAAGATTTTGAGTATGAAATACATAGCGGAAAATCTATAATTAGATTTGATAAGGTATTGGGTAATATAATTACTTGGAGTTATGATGGTGAGCTTATTATGAGAAAAGGGCCTGCTTTAGGATTCTGGAGAGCTCCTATAGATAATGATATGTATATATTAGAAGAGTGGAAAAAACAATACTTTGTACATTTAATGAGAGAATCTACCGAGAGTGTTGTATTAAAAGAAACAAACAATTCTATAATAATAGAAGTAGATACTATCAACTCTGCCCCTAATGCTGCTTGGTATTATGAATCTAAGTATATATATGAAGTATTAGATGATGGTAATGTATTATTATCTGTATCTGGAAAGGCATCTGGTATGAAAGAGCCTCACCCATCTCTATTATCATCTGAAGGTTCTGCTAGTGAGGCTATGAGAGGATTATCTGTTATACCTAAAATGCTTCCAAGAATAGGATTAGATTTTGAAATAGCTAAGGAATATGATTTATTAAGATGGTATGGAAGAGGACCTGGTGAATCTTATTCTGATTCAAAACAAGCTAATTTGTTTGGGGTATATGACTCAGATGTAGAATCAACTCATACTAATTATGTAAAACCTCAAGAGAATGGAAACAGAACAGATGTTAAATGGGTAAGATTACAGAGTATGCGTCAAATAGGGCTTATGGCTGTAGCTGAAAATAGTATGGATTTTAGTGCCCATTTCTATACTATTAGTGATTTGGAGCAAGCTAAGCATAGACATGAAATCAAAAAAAGTGATTTTATATCATTTAGATTGGAATATAAACAAAACGGACTTGGTACTCATTCATGTGGACAGGATCAATTGGAGCCTTATAGATGTAAATTTGAAGATTTTGAGTTTAAAGTAAGGTTAAGTGCATATTCTGCAAAAGAGGTTTCAGATTATATAGAAGCAAAGAGAAGATATAAATAA
- the purE gene encoding 5-(carboxyamino)imidazole ribonucleotide mutase, which translates to MKVAIIFGSRSDTDKMKNAALCLKEFGIEYKAFVLSAHRVPEHLEKTIKDIENQNFEVIIAGAGLAAHLPGVIASKTILPVIGVPISASVLDGMDALLSIVQMPKPITVATVGINNSYNAGMLAVEMLSLKYESVRNKLIEYRKKMKEDFISDNEKPIDFGI; encoded by the coding sequence ATGAAAGTAGCTATTATTTTTGGAAGCAGAAGCGATACTGATAAAATGAAAAATGCTGCATTATGTTTAAAAGAGTTTGGTATTGAATATAAGGCTTTTGTATTGTCTGCTCATAGAGTGCCTGAACATCTTGAGAAAACTATTAAAGATATAGAAAATCAAAACTTCGAAGTTATAATCGCTGGTGCTGGGCTTGCTGCTCATTTACCTGGAGTGATAGCTTCTAAAACAATACTTCCTGTAATAGGGGTTCCTATTAGTGCTAGTGTACTTGACGGAATGGACGCTTTACTCTCTATAGTGCAAATGCCAAAGCCTATAACTGTTGCTACGGTTGGTATAAATAATTCTTATAATGCAGGTATGCTTGCTGTTGAAATGTTGTCTTTAAAATATGAGAGTGTGAGAAATAAATTAATAGAATATAGAAAGAAGATGAAAGAAGATTTTATATCAGATAACGAGAAGCCAATAGATTTTGGTATTTAA
- a CDS encoding efflux RND transporter permease subunit yields the protein MDKIVELFAKNRLLVNVIILITIAVGMFSYTAIKKEAFPSTNFDVMIVQVIYPGASPEDVEQNAMIPIEDELQTIAGIDEFYSIMIENAGILTIRIDMKIKDTRPIKDEIFRRLQNAPNVSKDVTEIKITEANANRLPIYNIGIKFKEGMEGTEKELYDISKRFEKELKYVDGVATVEVYGRTDPEIQIIADPYKLQEYYTSLSEIVQALSLRNVRLTSGSMKPDESEGIDANNKLLVTTGQFQDPLSITNVIVRSIFNGKPIRIADVARVEEMFVDKTVYMRVNKENGYSINIVKKEDADILKTIENVNAYFEKNKSTIPSNIEIVPMFDNSRTINDLLNAVSSNIITGFIIIFIILIIFLDFKSAIFTSLGMLIVISVSLIFMTYSGITFNIISLGGLITVLGMIVDNSIVVSENIFNFHQRGFKGLDATKNAVHEVFMPMLISTLTTVASFVPILFVGGTMGRLLNQYPKVVIIALIASIFQAVLILPNNLITNEELTGIKKKKRFNFKNPLDFDKDKLFDKLKIPFVKFLKLTLKHRYLVLIFFISIFIVSIFIFKIVFSQFILVYDTSADVVVINMDAGVGAPLYKTEKYLSEIEDIIYKTVDTNDMIAVYSLLGKQLDKNTVDISEEMDNLAGTIIYLVPANNRKKVAYDIADDLEKAVEEAGLRDELALLTIHTKLPITPGKAVDVKIIGNDTEKVKEVKDKIKAHLLTLEGVVNYDDDDKIGMEELRVLFDYDRMSELGVNVAYAARELRAAYSGIVATSIQQFENKLDFRVRMDKKYTYDTNVLNNLYMPSTYGRLIQLKDIATIEVTNNQSSIRHYNGKKSITLTTDIVLGKTTAIRVTDSVQKFFDSISKDYPNITIEFGGEVKETKEPMKSIAYGYVVAIIAIYLILLLQFNKFIQPLMILGIIPFGVVGVILGFAAHRMPMSFVGAVGIVGLAGVVVNNGIIMVDLINRILEEGNIQSKQDVFNAVVEGAGDRFRAIFLTTVTTIFGLLPTVYGIGGNADLIVPMVMAMAYGLLFASLLTLIFLPSLFMISVDLKLVKVKYK from the coding sequence ATGGATAAAATTGTAGAACTATTTGCTAAAAACAGATTATTAGTAAATGTAATAATATTAATCACCATAGCAGTTGGTATGTTTTCTTATACTGCCATAAAAAAAGAGGCTTTCCCTTCTACAAACTTTGATGTAATGATAGTGCAGGTAATATATCCTGGTGCTTCGCCAGAAGATGTTGAACAAAATGCTATGATACCTATAGAAGATGAGCTTCAAACTATAGCGGGTATTGATGAGTTTTATTCTATAATGATAGAAAATGCAGGTATTCTTACAATTAGAATAGACATGAAAATAAAAGATACAAGACCTATAAAAGATGAAATATTTAGAAGGCTTCAAAATGCACCGAATGTATCTAAAGATGTTACAGAGATAAAAATTACAGAGGCTAATGCTAACAGGCTTCCAATATACAATATAGGAATAAAATTCAAAGAAGGAATGGAAGGCACAGAAAAAGAGCTTTATGATATATCAAAAAGATTTGAAAAAGAGCTTAAATATGTTGATGGAGTAGCCACCGTTGAAGTATACGGAAGAACAGACCCAGAGATTCAGATTATAGCAGACCCATACAAACTTCAAGAATACTACACTTCATTAAGTGAAATAGTACAGGCATTATCTTTAAGAAATGTGAGACTTACAAGCGGAAGCATGAAGCCGGACGAAAGCGAAGGGATTGATGCTAACAATAAATTACTAGTTACAACAGGCCAATTTCAAGACCCTCTATCAATTACAAATGTTATAGTTCGTTCTATATTCAACGGAAAGCCTATAAGAATAGCTGATGTTGCAAGAGTGGAAGAGATGTTTGTTGATAAAACTGTGTATATGAGAGTGAATAAAGAAAATGGATACTCTATAAATATAGTAAAAAAAGAAGATGCTGATATATTAAAAACAATAGAAAATGTTAATGCTTACTTTGAAAAAAATAAATCCACTATTCCAAGCAATATAGAAATAGTTCCTATGTTTGACAACTCAAGAACTATTAACGACCTTCTTAATGCTGTATCATCAAACATCATCACTGGTTTTATTATTATATTTATAATATTAATAATATTTTTGGATTTTAAGAGTGCAATATTTACTTCTCTCGGAATGCTTATTGTTATATCGGTTTCTTTGATATTTATGACATACTCTGGAATTACATTTAATATTATATCTCTTGGCGGACTTATCACTGTACTTGGTATGATTGTAGATAACTCTATAGTTGTATCAGAGAATATATTTAACTTTCACCAAAGAGGTTTTAAAGGTTTAGATGCCACAAAGAATGCTGTTCATGAAGTATTTATGCCTATGTTAATATCAACACTCACAACAGTTGCTTCTTTTGTGCCTATTCTTTTTGTGGGCGGCACTATGGGAAGGCTTCTTAATCAATATCCTAAAGTTGTAATTATAGCTTTAATTGCAAGTATATTTCAGGCTGTATTAATACTTCCAAACAACTTAATAACTAATGAAGAATTAACAGGCATAAAAAAGAAAAAAAGATTTAATTTTAAAAATCCTCTCGACTTCGATAAAGATAAATTATTCGATAAGCTAAAAATACCTTTTGTTAAATTTTTGAAACTTACTCTTAAACATAGATATTTAGTTTTAATATTTTTTATAAGTATATTTATTGTAAGCATATTTATATTTAAAATAGTATTTTCTCAGTTTATACTTGTTTATGATACTAGTGCTGATGTTGTCGTTATTAATATGGACGCAGGTGTTGGAGCTCCATTATATAAGACAGAAAAATATTTAAGCGAAATAGAAGATATTATTTATAAAACAGTAGACACTAATGATATGATTGCAGTTTATAGTTTACTTGGAAAGCAATTAGACAAAAACACAGTTGATATTTCTGAAGAGATGGACAATCTCGCAGGAACAATTATATATTTAGTGCCTGCAAACAACAGAAAAAAAGTAGCCTATGACATAGCAGATGATTTAGAGAAAGCAGTTGAAGAAGCTGGGCTTAGAGATGAATTGGCACTTCTTACAATACACACAAAACTCCCTATAACACCAGGTAAGGCTGTTGATGTAAAAATAATAGGAAATGATACTGAAAAAGTTAAAGAAGTAAAAGACAAAATAAAGGCACATTTATTAACATTAGAAGGTGTTGTAAACTATGATGATGATGATAAGATTGGTATGGAAGAGCTTAGAGTGTTATTTGATTATGACAGAATGAGCGAACTTGGTGTAAACGTGGCCTATGCTGCAAGAGAATTAAGAGCTGCATATTCTGGAATAGTTGCCACTTCCATTCAGCAATTTGAAAACAAACTTGATTTTAGGGTACGAATGGATAAAAAATACACCTACGATACAAATGTATTAAATAATTTATATATGCCAAGCACATACGGAAGACTCATACAATTAAAAGATATAGCAACAATAGAAGTTACAAATAATCAATCAAGCATAAGGCACTATAACGGTAAAAAATCCATAACCCTAACAACTGATATAGTATTAGGTAAAACAACTGCTATAAGAGTAACTGACTCTGTTCAAAAATTCTTTGATTCTATTTCTAAAGATTATCCTAATATAACTATAGAGTTTGGAGGAGAAGTAAAAGAAACTAAAGAGCCTATGAAAAGCATAGCATATGGATATGTTGTAGCAATTATAGCGATATATTTAATACTTTTATTACAATTCAATAAATTTATTCAGCCTCTTATGATACTTGGAATAATACCTTTTGGGGTTGTGGGAGTTATATTAGGTTTTGCTGCCCATAGAATGCCTATGTCATTTGTTGGAGCTGTTGGTATAGTAGGTCTTGCGGGAGTAGTTGTTAACAATGGTATTATAATGGTTGACCTGATAAACAGAATATTAGAAGAAGGAAACATACAATCAAAACAAGATGTATTTAATGCTGTAGTTGAAGGAGCAGGAGACAGATTTAGAGCAATATTTTTAACAACAGTTACTACAATATTTGGTCTTCTTCCTACAGTTTATGGAATTGGCGGTAATGCAGATTTAATTGTACCTATGGTTATGGCTATGGCTTATGGACTTTTATTTGCTTCGCTTTTAACATTAATATTTTTGCCGAGCTTGTTTATGATATCAGTAGATTTGAAATTAGTAAAAGTAAAATACAAATGA